From Ostreibacterium oceani, one genomic window encodes:
- a CDS encoding MraY family glycosyltransferase, with translation MNGLSAHIADARSITLMNVSVTEMVVAVIVAGIVASVTAFITWGWIKYSHRKRLLDLPNARSSHQIATPRGGGIAIVVAAVGVFLWGMLWYKTTELLPITAAMLIAAITGWLDDRHQLTAKVKLILTILAVCPLIVGGLIRSDQLQLIVWALPVVIPLWLLGIVALLGLTWVVNLTNFMDGINGITVLQTIFLLLALIILTWIEALPLSSTYLMVFIYLLVSCFVFLPFNFPRAQVFLGDVGSLSLGVLFAWLFVVVTQAHAAGWWVMLILYAVFWVDATVTLVRRFVAGKSLFEAHRSHAYQQLANRIFDSHTKASLLLLGINVGWLLPMAYGSLLATYPLIWFVVAVLPVFVLVICLRAGVDDCERGL, from the coding sequence ATGAATGGCTTATCTGCGCATATCGCTGACGCAAGGTCAATAACCCTGATGAATGTGTCTGTGACAGAGATGGTTGTTGCGGTTATCGTTGCAGGCATCGTTGCATCCGTCACGGCTTTCATTACGTGGGGTTGGATTAAGTATAGCCACCGTAAACGATTGCTGGACCTGCCCAATGCCCGCTCAAGCCACCAAATCGCAACACCGCGTGGCGGTGGCATTGCAATCGTGGTTGCCGCAGTAGGGGTTTTTTTATGGGGTATGCTCTGGTATAAAACAACCGAATTGTTGCCAATAACGGCTGCAATGCTCATTGCGGCCATAACAGGCTGGCTGGATGATCGGCATCAATTGACCGCAAAAGTCAAATTGATACTGACGATACTCGCTGTTTGTCCATTGATTGTTGGTGGGCTAATACGGTCTGATCAGCTACAGTTAATCGTTTGGGCGTTACCCGTTGTGATACCGCTTTGGTTGCTAGGGATAGTCGCGTTGTTGGGGCTGACTTGGGTGGTGAACCTGACGAATTTTATGGACGGTATTAATGGCATTACCGTGCTGCAAACGATATTTTTGCTGCTTGCGCTGATTATCCTCACGTGGATCGAGGCACTACCGCTATCGTCTACTTATCTAATGGTATTTATCTATTTGTTAGTGAGTTGCTTCGTGTTTTTGCCGTTTAATTTTCCCCGCGCGCAGGTTTTTTTGGGCGATGTTGGCAGCCTGAGTCTGGGGGTATTATTTGCTTGGCTCTTTGTGGTTGTGACGCAAGCACATGCTGCGGGCTGGTGGGTCATGCTAATTCTCTACGCGGTATTTTGGGTTGACGCAACGGTGACGCTTGTCAGGCGGTTTGTCGCAGGCAAGTCGCTTTTTGAAGCGCACCGTAGCCACGCGTATCAACAGTTGGCAAATCGTATTTTTGATTCGCATACCAAGGCCAGTCTGTTATTATTGGGTATTAATGTGGGTTGGTTGCTGCCGATGGCTTATGGGAGTTTGTTAGCGACTTATCCGCTGATTTGGTTTGTTGTCGCGGTATTGCCCGTGTTTGTATTGGTCATTTGCTTACGCGCTGGGGTGGATGATTGTGAGCGGGGTCTTTGA
- a CDS encoding P-loop NTPase family protein, whose translation MQPPQSNEPCSEKRNNHPIIVTFDTVSATDDAIKNATIESLFDCMAQLQLLGKNVLFAKQNRCFDIDTPGKDSERLFQAGLDYVMLVTDKQHYLKSRERLSEQLPLNAYDWVVQENRVYPETALVSVIANGSDDGSDDGSDDGSDDGSDDGSDEAGENRGNAWCLTAKRLLPSDTSAQDDDTTVSTQKTQSTTYPAMQTRVFQTMPALIAWLETN comes from the coding sequence ATGCAACCGCCGCAGTCAAATGAGCCGTGCAGCGAAAAGCGCAACAATCACCCCATCATTGTGACCTTTGATACCGTCAGTGCAACGGATGACGCGATAAAAAATGCCACTATCGAATCCCTGTTTGATTGCATGGCACAACTACAATTGTTAGGTAAAAATGTCCTGTTTGCGAAGCAAAACCGTTGTTTTGATATTGATACACCAGGCAAAGACAGTGAGCGTCTTTTTCAGGCAGGCTTAGACTATGTGATGCTGGTGACGGATAAGCAGCATTATCTGAAATCGCGCGAACGGCTATCGGAGCAGCTACCGCTAAACGCCTATGATTGGGTCGTACAGGAAAATCGAGTGTATCCAGAAACGGCGTTGGTCTCCGTTATCGCTAACGGTAGCGATGACGGTAGCGATGACGGTAGCGATGACGGTAGCGATGACGGTAGCGATGACGGTAGCGATGAAGCGGGTGAAAATAGGGGTAATGCATGGTGTCTGACAGCAAAACGCTTGCTACCCAGCGATACGTCAGCTCAAGACGATGACACAACAGTATCAACCCAAAAAACCCAATCGACGACGTATCCAGCGATGCAAACGCGCGTTTTTCAAACGATGCCAGCATTAATTGCTTGGCTAGAGACGAATTGA
- a CDS encoding glutamine amidotransferase-related protein, giving the protein MPENPLSNQLPNQLANREKLPILTILHRACGDMGKIGQFLTDQGYDIDVRCIIEGDELPDANDYAGVVVFGGVMSANDCQTIDGIRQEIEWIPSVIAAGVPYLGICLGAQLLARALGAGVTKKPDESIEIGCHHVRPTRQNCSLLPAQGLRFYQWHLEGFSIPESCERLAESDNFPNQAFMLNPQTIGLQFHPEATREMIDCWVQRESHLLALPGAQSYKTQIELYQESSPAVEAWLSQFLPRWLAA; this is encoded by the coding sequence ATGCCTGAAAATCCATTGTCTAATCAATTGCCTAACCAATTGGCTAATCGAGAAAAGCTGCCTATTCTGACTATTTTGCACCGTGCTTGTGGTGATATGGGAAAAATTGGTCAATTTTTGACTGATCAAGGGTATGATATTGATGTGCGCTGTATCATAGAAGGCGATGAGCTGCCCGATGCAAACGACTATGCGGGCGTGGTGGTTTTTGGCGGTGTTATGTCGGCAAACGATTGTCAAACCATCGACGGCATACGACAAGAAATTGAATGGATACCCTCAGTGATTGCGGCTGGCGTGCCGTATTTAGGCATCTGCTTAGGCGCACAACTATTGGCGCGTGCTTTGGGTGCTGGCGTGACGAAAAAGCCCGATGAATCGATTGAAATTGGCTGTCATCACGTTCGACCTACCCGACAGAACTGTAGTTTGTTACCAGCACAAGGGTTGCGGTTTTATCAGTGGCATTTAGAAGGATTTAGCATCCCTGAAAGTTGCGAGCGGCTAGCGGAGAGCGATAATTTCCCTAACCAAGCATTTATGCTAAATCCACAGACGATTGGGTTGCAGTTTCATCCTGAGGCGACACGAGAGATGATAGACTGCTGGGTGCAGCGTGAATCCCATTTGTTAGCATTGCCTGGGGCGCAATCCTACAAAACACAAATTGAGCTTTATCAAGAGAGTTCGCCTGCCGTTGAAGCGTGGCTGTCACAATTTTTGCCGCGTTGGCTCGCGGCTTAA
- the htpX gene encoding protease HtpX codes for MKAITLLVATNLAVMLMISVVVKVLGLEPMLQQNGLNLTSLFLISAVFGFAGSFFSLLMSKNMAKRSMGVQVINEPSNQVEAWIYNTVKSQSDALGIKMPEVGIFDSPAPNAFATGASKNNSLVAVSTGLLQVMTKDEVEAVIGHEMAHVNNGDMVTSTLLQGVLNTFVFFFARIIASVLSSGRDGQQSSGSYFMVMMVMQMVLGLFASMIVMWFSRYREFKADLGGAQLTSATSMANALRALMRVKEQNIPTALPDRMAAFGITAFGGLLSTHPPLEKRIAALENNPIR; via the coding sequence ATGAAAGCAATCACCTTATTAGTCGCAACCAACTTAGCGGTCATGTTAATGATTAGCGTTGTCGTCAAAGTCTTGGGATTAGAACCCATGCTACAACAAAATGGGCTAAATTTGACCAGTTTGTTTCTGATTTCTGCGGTATTTGGCTTTGCTGGGTCGTTTTTTTCATTGCTGATGTCGAAAAACATGGCAAAACGTTCGATGGGCGTTCAAGTGATTAACGAACCAAGCAACCAAGTCGAGGCATGGATTTATAATACGGTCAAATCACAATCTGATGCACTCGGTATCAAAATGCCAGAGGTGGGGATTTTTGATTCGCCTGCGCCCAATGCCTTTGCAACGGGTGCGAGCAAAAACAACTCATTGGTTGCCGTTTCTACTGGGCTCTTGCAAGTCATGACCAAAGACGAAGTCGAAGCCGTTATCGGGCATGAGATGGCGCACGTCAATAATGGTGATATGGTGACCTCTACGTTACTACAGGGCGTGCTGAATACGTTTGTCTTTTTCTTTGCGAGAATTATCGCCAGCGTATTAAGTAGTGGGCGTGATGGGCAGCAGTCCAGTGGTTCGTATTTTATGGTAATGATGGTGATGCAGATGGTATTAGGGTTGTTTGCCTCGATGATTGTGATGTGGTTTTCGCGCTATCGCGAATTCAAAGCCGACCTTGGCGGTGCGCAATTAACCTCGGCAACCAGCATGGCAAATGCATTGCGCGCCTTAATGCGTGTCAAAGAGCAAAATATACCGACGGCATTGCCTGATAGAATGGCGGCTTTTGGGATTACGGCGTTTGGTGGATTATTGTCCACGCACCCGCCGCTAGAAAAACGCATCGCTGCCTTAGAAAATAACCCTATTCGTTGA
- the arsN2 gene encoding arsenic resistance N-acetyltransferase ArsN2, protein MTYNQEIKALLLSCDLPVADLQQDNRVCFFGIRHEGSLLGVIGVEVCGDFGLLRSLAIASSHRNKGLGKRLVSFAEKWAMQVELKALYLLTTEADSFFGRLGYERWPRSAAPSRITETPQFSTLCPDAAIFMHKGLGISPRSNESVQ, encoded by the coding sequence ATGACCTATAACCAGGAGATTAAGGCGCTCTTGTTGTCATGTGATTTGCCTGTCGCTGATTTACAACAGGATAACCGGGTTTGTTTTTTTGGCATACGCCATGAGGGGAGTCTGTTAGGCGTGATTGGGGTTGAGGTGTGTGGTGATTTTGGATTGCTGCGCTCATTGGCGATTGCCTCTTCTCATAGGAACAAGGGGCTTGGAAAAAGGTTAGTTTCCTTTGCTGAGAAGTGGGCAATGCAGGTTGAGTTAAAGGCATTGTATCTGCTGACAACTGAGGCAGATAGTTTCTTTGGACGATTAGGCTATGAGCGATGGCCTCGATCGGCGGCCCCAAGCCGTATTACAGAGACACCGCAATTTTCAACCTTATGTCCAGATGCGGCGATTTTCATGCATAAAGGGCTAGGTATTAGCCCAAGGTCGAATGAAAGCGTCCAATAA
- a CDS encoding aspartate kinase — MAIIVQKYGGTSVGTIERIKHVADRVIKTQQAGHQVVVVVSAMSGETNRLLALASEIATQNNPREVDVLVSTGEQVTIALLAMAIQARGFKARSYTGGQVRIITDDAHSKARIKQIDDEKIQQDLQADTIVIVAGFQGTDEVGNITTLGRGGSDTTAVALAAALKADECQIYTDVDGVYTTDPRIEPQAKKLDKITFEEMLEMASLGSKVLQIRAVEFAGKYNVPLRVLSSFETAQTAGSGTLISLEDDDVEAPLVSGIAFSRDEAQIKVTNIPDKPGAAFVILALVSDANIEVDMIVQNASHQGIANLTFTVPRGDYQRVVDILHQAKDILGDSEIIGDDTIVKVSLVGVGMRSHAGVATKMFQILANENINIKLISTSEIKISTVIDEKYLELAVRALHKGFGLAQ; from the coding sequence ATGGCGATTATTGTACAAAAATACGGCGGCACTTCCGTTGGCACGATTGAGCGGATAAAACACGTCGCCGACCGTGTTATTAAGACGCAACAAGCAGGGCATCAGGTTGTTGTGGTGGTTTCCGCAATGAGCGGTGAGACCAATCGATTGCTGGCATTGGCCAGTGAGATTGCTACGCAAAATAATCCGCGCGAAGTGGATGTGCTGGTGTCCACAGGTGAGCAGGTGACGATAGCCCTGCTAGCAATGGCCATTCAAGCGCGCGGCTTCAAGGCGCGTTCATACACTGGCGGACAAGTACGTATTATCACGGATGATGCCCACTCCAAAGCACGGATTAAGCAAATCGATGACGAAAAAATCCAGCAGGATTTACAAGCCGATACCATTGTTATCGTGGCAGGGTTCCAAGGTACCGATGAGGTAGGCAACATTACCACCTTAGGCCGTGGTGGCTCGGATACGACAGCCGTTGCGCTGGCCGCTGCGTTAAAAGCCGATGAATGTCAGATATACACCGACGTAGATGGCGTTTATACGACAGATCCTCGTATTGAGCCGCAGGCAAAAAAATTAGATAAAATCACCTTCGAAGAAATGCTAGAAATGGCGTCTTTGGGGTCAAAAGTGCTGCAAATTCGAGCGGTTGAATTTGCAGGTAAATACAATGTGCCGTTACGCGTTTTGTCTAGCTTTGAAACAGCGCAGACAGCGGGTTCGGGGACGTTAATTTCTTTGGAGGACGACGACGTGGAAGCACCATTAGTATCTGGTATTGCCTTTAGCCGAGATGAGGCGCAAATTAAAGTCACGAATATCCCTGATAAACCAGGCGCTGCCTTTGTGATTTTGGCATTGGTCTCTGACGCCAATATCGAGGTTGATATGATTGTGCAAAATGCCAGTCATCAAGGCATTGCCAACCTGACGTTTACCGTGCCGCGTGGCGACTATCAGCGTGTCGTTGATATTCTCCACCAAGCCAAAGATATTTTGGGGGACAGTGAAATCATTGGCGATGACACCATTGTCAAGGTGTCTTTGGTCGGTGTCGGCATGCGTAGTCATGCAGGCGTTGCAACCAAAATGTTCCAAATTTTGGCAAATGAAAATATCAATATCAAATTGATTTCGACCTCTGAAATTAAAATTTCAACGGTGATTGACGAAAAATATCTAGAACTCGCCGTTCGTGCCTTGCACAAAGGGTTTGGCCTAGCGCAATAA
- a CDS encoding ATP-binding protein → MDDQPKTKLKQSLRRELTQWTIIITLIVSSVVGLVAGTMSYFEAREVQDDMLKNLANLVANSEIPITQKLGYDYDDSMFIVQIISKELTQRAGISPNLPNGFDTVRLFDDHWRIYVRSNQAGQRFLVAQETELRNEIALANAFSALLSSAFLAFFIMALVIFMITLRLKPIANLANLLDKQTADKLTALPTNNIPSEISPFIEAINRLLYRTQQSIEQQQRFIADASHELRTPLAGLSLLVDNMEQENTPESKNQQMSLVRQGINRMQRLVDQLLDLARFQNQSSRATSQVKFISVLTQVVEQLYPLINEKNIHLTLLRTTDAVVENINHSLEQLVENALVNAIRYIPEGGVIEITLEKKQKHLVMTIADNGPGISQHELKKVFAPFYRIEQTGEKGSGLGLTLCQEIANAHAGTITLENHPMGGLIFRYTQPIIDS, encoded by the coding sequence ATGGATGATCAGCCGAAAACAAAGCTAAAACAATCGCTGCGACGTGAGTTAACCCAATGGACAATCATCATTACGTTGATTGTTTCTTCGGTAGTCGGATTGGTGGCTGGCACAATGAGTTATTTCGAAGCGCGCGAAGTTCAAGATGATATGTTAAAAAACTTGGCTAACTTAGTCGCGAACTCGGAGATACCAATAACACAAAAATTGGGCTACGATTATGATGATAGCATGTTTATTGTGCAAATTATTTCCAAAGAGTTGACTCAGCGCGCGGGTATCTCACCGAATTTACCCAATGGCTTCGACACGGTTCGGCTATTCGATGATCATTGGCGAATTTATGTAAGAAGCAACCAAGCGGGCCAACGATTTTTAGTCGCTCAAGAAACTGAATTACGTAATGAAATCGCTTTGGCCAATGCGTTTAGCGCGTTGCTTTCTAGTGCTTTTTTGGCTTTTTTCATTATGGCCTTGGTGATATTTATGATTACTCTGCGACTAAAGCCTATAGCGAATCTAGCGAATTTACTCGATAAACAAACAGCTGATAAATTGACCGCACTACCGACAAATAATATCCCTAGCGAAATATCACCTTTTATTGAGGCAATTAATCGTTTGCTTTACCGCACTCAACAAAGTATCGAACAACAACAACGATTTATCGCAGACGCCTCTCATGAGTTACGTACACCGTTAGCTGGATTATCTTTGTTGGTTGATAATATGGAACAAGAGAATACACCCGAGAGCAAAAATCAACAAATGAGCCTAGTGCGCCAAGGGATTAACCGTATGCAACGATTAGTTGATCAATTATTAGATTTGGCGAGATTTCAAAATCAATCTAGTCGAGCAACCAGTCAAGTCAAATTCATTTCAGTGCTGACTCAAGTAGTTGAACAATTATACCCATTAATTAATGAAAAAAATATTCACTTAACCTTGCTTCGCACCACTGACGCAGTGGTTGAGAATATCAACCATAGTCTTGAACAGCTTGTCGAAAATGCTTTGGTCAATGCAATCCGTTATATCCCAGAGGGAGGCGTCATTGAGATAACATTGGAAAAAAAGCAAAAACATCTCGTGATGACGATTGCCGATAATGGCCCAGGTATTTCACAGCATGAGCTTAAGAAAGTATTCGCTCCATTTTATCGAATAGAACAAACAGGCGAGAAAGGCAGTGGTTTGGGATTGACACTGTGTCAAGAAATCGCCAACGCTCATGCGGGAACAATTACTTTAGAAAATCATCCAATGGGCGGTTTAATTTTCCGCTATACGCAGCCTATTATTGACTCATAA
- a CDS encoding type 1 glutamine amidotransferase has protein sequence MIKKHLSAVDDHFDYTVYKAHEGILPDSIDECDGYMITGSRCSVVKHDELWINQLIGFVAKLHKAKIKTIGICFGHQVIAEATGGKVERADCGWQIGVHEFTICEPAWFMQPAATSFYVPMFCEDQVGSLGSDATVLAKGKCCEFGLVLYGEHMLTIQGHPEFSKAFAKGLLNVRQDEFPSKRYEIGSESFAQNTIDSMLIFQWFAQFLTQAKVPRQPDDNPFLPV, from the coding sequence ATGATCAAAAAGCACCTCAGTGCAGTAGACGATCATTTTGATTATACGGTTTATAAAGCCCATGAGGGCATTCTACCCGACAGCATAGACGAGTGCGACGGCTATATGATAACAGGCAGCCGTTGTAGTGTGGTTAAACACGATGAGCTATGGATTAATCAACTGATTGGCTTTGTTGCCAAACTGCATAAGGCCAAAATAAAGACGATTGGTATTTGTTTTGGTCATCAAGTCATTGCCGAAGCAACGGGTGGAAAAGTCGAACGCGCCGACTGCGGTTGGCAGATTGGGGTGCATGAATTTACTATTTGTGAGCCAGCTTGGTTTATGCAGCCAGCCGCGACAAGTTTTTATGTACCGATGTTTTGTGAAGATCAAGTGGGGTCGCTAGGGTCCGATGCGACGGTTTTGGCCAAAGGCAAGTGCTGTGAATTTGGTCTGGTACTATACGGCGAACATATGCTGACGATTCAAGGCCACCCTGAATTTTCCAAAGCGTTTGCCAAAGGACTGCTAAACGTACGTCAGGATGAGTTTCCTTCTAAACGCTATGAAATCGGATCCGAATCTTTTGCGCAAAACACCATTGATTCTATGCTCATTTTTCAGTGGTTCGCACAGTTTTTGACGCAAGCAAAAGTACCAAGACAGCCGGATGATAATCCGTTTTTGCCAGTCTGA
- the moeA gene encoding molybdopterin molybdotransferase MoeA — translation MSQNNASQNKAPPIHCDFDPAAITIAQAKAVIKEKVSPLTDSQWVALRQATGRVLAKDIAAPADHPPTDNSAMDGYAVIAADVNSAEGSAGAMLTVVGDAFAGSPFTGTLQRGQAVRIMTGGVIPKGADAVVMQEETEMATEMATEETVEINAAVKIGQNIRLQGENLRRGEVLLTAGTQLCPASIGLLATMGIAEVPVVRKIRVAIISTGDELQPIGSDLAHGNIYDSNRYMLIALLTDPRFEVIEKGTLADQQALIEKTLVEASQQADVIITTGGVSVGEADWIKDCVTRAGELIFWKAAIKPGRPITFGRLGQAWFFGLPGNPVSVMITFQQFVLLALEQLMGQQSVPSLTIKAKTTTPLKKRPGRTEFQRGWFFYDENGQACVESTGDQGSGILSSVQRANCMIVLATDQGSVGVGEWVSIQPNR, via the coding sequence ATGTCTCAAAATAATGCATCCCAAAATAAAGCACCGCCAATACATTGTGATTTTGATCCTGCTGCGATTACGATTGCGCAAGCAAAAGCCGTCATCAAAGAAAAAGTATCACCGCTTACAGACAGTCAGTGGGTTGCATTGCGACAGGCAACAGGGCGTGTTTTGGCTAAGGATATTGCCGCACCTGCCGACCACCCACCGACAGATAATTCAGCAATGGATGGCTATGCGGTCATTGCTGCTGATGTTAATTCGGCTGAGGGCAGCGCAGGGGCGATGTTGACAGTTGTTGGCGATGCCTTTGCAGGCAGTCCGTTTACAGGCACGTTGCAACGCGGGCAAGCCGTGCGTATTATGACGGGCGGCGTGATTCCCAAAGGCGCCGATGCCGTCGTGATGCAAGAGGAAACCGAAATGGCTACCGAAATGGCTACCGAAGAGACAGTGGAGATAAATGCCGCTGTCAAAATCGGGCAAAATATACGTTTGCAAGGCGAAAATCTGCGCCGTGGTGAAGTATTATTGACCGCTGGCACACAGCTTTGCCCTGCGAGCATTGGGCTGCTAGCAACGATGGGCATCGCTGAAGTCCCTGTGGTGCGTAAAATTCGCGTTGCCATTATCTCGACAGGTGATGAATTGCAGCCCATAGGCAGTGACTTAGCACATGGGAATATTTATGATTCGAATCGTTATATGCTCATTGCGCTATTAACTGATCCGCGATTTGAGGTGATTGAAAAAGGCACTTTGGCAGACCAGCAAGCACTGATAGAGAAAACTTTAGTTGAAGCCAGTCAACAAGCCGATGTCATTATCACAACAGGCGGTGTGTCTGTGGGTGAAGCAGACTGGATAAAGGATTGCGTGACACGCGCGGGTGAGTTGATTTTTTGGAAAGCAGCGATTAAGCCAGGGCGACCGATTACGTTTGGACGTTTGGGTCAGGCGTGGTTTTTTGGATTGCCGGGTAATCCCGTTTCGGTGATGATTACGTTTCAGCAGTTTGTTTTGCTAGCGCTGGAGCAGTTGATGGGTCAGCAATCAGTACCGAGTTTGACGATAAAGGCAAAAACCACCACACCACTCAAAAAACGACCAGGGCGAACCGAGTTTCAGCGCGGTTGGTTTTTTTACGATGAAAATGGGCAAGCCTGTGTCGAGTCGACGGGTGACCAAGGCTCGGGCATCCTAAGCTCGGTGCAACGTGCCAATTGTATGATTGTGTTAGCAACAGACCAAGGCAGTGTGGGGGTAGGCGAATGGGTGAGTATTCAGCCTAATCGTTAA